The sequence GAAAATGCTTACTATATTCTCATTCAGGTAAACCCCTTCAATCGTCAGCCAAGCGGAGAGCCCTTGCTGCATGAAGACCCACCACGGTTACCGTATGCCACACCAGAATATCATTTGTATGTAACACCTGCATCTCAGTTACCACAAGGACAGTTAGGCAGTTATCAGATGGTACTGGGTCGTATCAACATCGTAGATGGACGGCCGCAGATAGATGATGATTATATACCACCATGTACTATGGTGTATGCGCATCCTGCACTGGCAGACCTGCACCAGGAGCTGGATCAGTTCCTCGGTCAGCTGGAACTATATGGTGTGCACATCGTACAGAAAGTATATGCACGTAATCAGAACAATGATCTGGCGCAGGTAGTATTGTACATCACAGAAAGATTAGTACAATACCTGGGCACACGTATCTCACAGTTCCGTTGGTTAGGTATTTATCAAACACCTGCAGCAATGCTGGAAGTGATAGCTGGACTGGCACGTACCATGAAGAATGCGATCGATCAGCGTGCAAGTGCAGGTAAAGAAGAATTGCTGAATTACTTTTCAGAATGGTGTGAACTGAAGCAGGGTGAGTTGGAAACGCTGATGGTAAATTGTGCAAACATTCGTTACAAACACATAGATGTAAGAGAATGTCTGCAACCTATGATCCCTTTTGTACGTGCGATCAATAAGTTGTTCGAGAGCCTGAGCAGACTGGATTACATCGGTCGTAAGATGGACAGTGGCATCTTCGTAAAAGAAGAGTCAGCAGAGGATGCAGAATATTTACGTAAGCATAAAACCAGGAAATGGTTTTTTACAGATTGATCATAATTTTCAACTCAATTTAATATCACATGCGTGTACTGAACAAGCAGGAAAGATTATCCGCTTTTTTATGGTTCCTGTTATTTTTTATCGTTACAGTAGGTCTGTTTGTCCTGGCCATATTTTTCAACTTCCAGGTGCCAAGCCGTGAGAATGCAGAGCTGCGCAAAGAGCTGGCTACATTCCGCCAGGAGCAGGCATTTCAGGGAGAATTTCTGGGTAAGCTCGAGAGAGTAAGGAACAATTTAGACTCCATCAATCTGCCAAACCAGAATGCAAATTATATGGATCAGGTTATTGCACAGGATCTGGTAAGCATGCGTAACTATATACCTAAGGATGCGGTAACGCATTATGGCTTGTATGCAAACATCATACAGAACTGTCTTTTGTTGCAACAAAGTAAGCAGCAATTGCGTGGATTATCGAATGCACAACAGAGTATTGCGGAGCTGAAAGAGAAGATCAATGATCTGAACAAAGAGTTGGAAAATGCAAGGAGCGAGCTGGATTACAATAGGCAGTTAATGAGAAGCAGGTAATGGTTTTATACATATCATTACTGATAAATGATTAAAAATATAATTTGTTAAAGTGGTGTTTTAGGGACTGTTTGGCTTGGCTATACGGGGAATTATTTTTAATTTTAAGCATCATAATTATATAAATAAATAGCCCTTAATTGTTAATTCTTTATTGTAAACCTTAAACATTTAACCCATGTCATTCAAATCCGTGTTTGAAGTAGCAGGAAAACAGTTGGTTGTTAAACACTGTAGCTACGACCTCACCCAAGAAGTAGATGCAACTGGTCGCCCTTCAGCAATTACCCGTGGTGGCCGCATCCGTTTAATCGTTGAATCTAATGGCGACACTGATCTGTTCGAGTGGATGGTGAACAACTTCGAAAGGAAGGATGGTACTATCACTTTCTACAAGAGAGATTCAGATGCAAAGTTGAAATCGCTAAACTTCAAGGAAGGTTATCTGGTAAAGTTTGAAGAAACTTTTGATTCAGATAATCAAAACCCGATGACGGTTGCATTCACTATCTCAGCCCGTGAAATTGCCATGGGTAACGCATCCCATATTAATGAATGGGTAAAGTAGTGGTATGATTTGCTAAATGAAAATTATGCCTTTTAAGGAGCCCCTCTGCTGGCGCAGGGGGGCTTTATATTTTTATTGAAATTGCAGTTAGCTTAAACAATTTCCTCTTCAACAAAAAAGAACTTTCCATCAGTAAAAAATGCTATTTCCCTTGCTGCCGCAGTCCAACCTACTCCCGCCGGCTTTCAACAGTATATACAAAACTATCCGGTCTATAATAACCTACATTATATTCAATCGGTAAATCATCCTTATCATACACAAATCTCCTTCTAAACAAAACCGGACTTCCCGCATCAATCTCTAATTTCGCTGCCACAAATTTATCCGCTGCTCTTGCACTCACTTCCTCTTTTGACAATGTTGCCACTACGCCATAATCCTTATCCAGGATATCATAC is a genomic window of Chitinophaga sp. LS1 containing:
- the tssO gene encoding type VI secretion system TssO, which encodes MRVLNKQERLSAFLWFLLFFIVTVGLFVLAIFFNFQVPSRENAELRKELATFRQEQAFQGEFLGKLERVRNNLDSINLPNQNANYMDQVIAQDLVSMRNYIPKDAVTHYGLYANIIQNCLLLQQSKQQLRGLSNAQQSIAELKEKINDLNKELENARSELDYNRQLMRSR
- the tssD gene encoding type VI secretion system tube protein TssD; the protein is MSFKSVFEVAGKQLVVKHCSYDLTQEVDATGRPSAITRGGRIRLIVESNGDTDLFEWMVNNFERKDGTITFYKRDSDAKLKSLNFKEGYLVKFEETFDSDNQNPMTVAFTISAREIAMGNASHINEWVK